From the genome of Segatella hominis, one region includes:
- a CDS encoding DUF2795 domain-containing protein, protein MYWTLELASKLEDAPWPATKEELIDYATRSGAPLEVLENLQEIEDEGDVYESIEDIWPDYPSKDDFLWNDDEY, encoded by the coding sequence ATGTATTGGACACTTGAGTTAGCTTCAAAGCTTGAAGATGCACCATGGCCTGCTACAAAAGAAGAGTTGATAGACTATGCAACTCGTTCTGGTGCGCCTCTGGAGGTTCTGGAGAATTTGCAGGAGATTGAAGATGAAGGTGATGTTTACGAGAGCATCGAAGACATCTGGCCTGATTATCCTTCCAAGGATGATTTCTTGTGGAATGATGATGAGTATTAA
- a CDS encoding type IX secretion system membrane protein PorP/SprF: protein MILGITTCYAQYDPSFSHYFDMEPSFNPGAVGKQAKINVNIDYALDMAGFEHNPRTMYAGADLPFYALKNYHGVGVQFMNDQIGLFTHQKLALQYAFKKRLFKGMFSAGIQAGFISESFDGSKVDLGESNDPAFSTSQIDGNGLDLGFGLYYSHGAWYVGISGQHLNAPKIEMGETNEMQIDATYYLTGGYNIKLRNPFLSIKPSTLVRYDGVTWRGDVSCRMVYTHEKKMMYGGVSYSPTNSVTFLVGGMFHGVVLGYSYEMYTSAISPGNGSHELFVGYQTDINLVKKGRNKHKSVRIL, encoded by the coding sequence ATGATACTGGGTATAACCACCTGTTATGCTCAGTACGATCCTTCTTTTAGTCATTATTTTGATATGGAACCTTCCTTCAATCCTGGTGCGGTAGGTAAACAAGCCAAGATAAATGTGAATATTGATTATGCATTAGACATGGCTGGTTTTGAGCATAATCCCCGGACTATGTATGCTGGAGCCGATTTGCCTTTCTATGCCTTGAAGAATTATCATGGTGTCGGTGTGCAATTCATGAACGACCAGATAGGTTTGTTCACCCATCAGAAGTTGGCTTTGCAATATGCTTTCAAGAAACGGCTTTTCAAGGGTATGTTCAGTGCCGGTATTCAAGCTGGTTTTATAAGTGAAAGTTTTGATGGCAGCAAAGTGGATTTAGGAGAATCTAATGACCCTGCTTTCTCCACCTCTCAGATTGATGGTAACGGACTGGATCTTGGCTTTGGTCTTTATTATTCGCATGGTGCCTGGTATGTGGGAATTTCCGGACAGCATCTGAATGCCCCTAAGATTGAAATGGGCGAAACGAATGAAATGCAGATAGATGCAACTTATTATTTGACTGGCGGATACAATATTAAGTTAAGAAATCCGTTTTTATCTATAAAGCCTTCTACTCTTGTCAGATACGATGGTGTGACCTGGAGAGGAGATGTAAGTTGCAGGATGGTCTATACGCATGAGAAGAAAATGATGTATGGCGGTGTGTCCTATAGTCCTACCAATTCCGTTACGTTCCTTGTTGGTGGAATGTTCCACGGAGTGGTGTTAGGTTACAGTTATGAAATGTACACGTCGGCTATCAGTCCTGGCAATGGAAGTCATGAGCTGTTTGTCGGTTATCAGACTGACATCAATCTCGTAAAAAAAGGAAGAAATAAACATAAAAGTGTAAGAATACTATAG
- a CDS encoding SUMF1/EgtB/PvdO family nonheme iron enzyme, whose translation MKKGIMWLCSAFVLVALTGCFGAKSTSMAGRGGEVVGVSGRGFTEPAPYGMVKVNRGFLKMGLEKQDSLWGGKTPVKEISVDGFWMDDTEITNSEYKQFVAYVRDSILRTRLADPSYGGDETYMITEDKNGEPVPPRVNWKKNLPKKPNEDELRAIESLYTTNPVTGEKLIDWSQLNYKYEIYDYTAAALRRNRLNASERNLNTDIEVDPNEVVMISKDTAYVDDEGRIVRQTINRQLSGPWDFLNTYIVNVYPDTTCWVNDFKNSDNETYLRSYFSNPAYNDYPVVGVTWEQANAFCAWRTDYLLKGLGPEARFIQRYRLPTEAEWEYAARGKEQNEFPWENKDVKNGDGCFYANFKPDRGNYTKDGNLITSRVGIYSPNSNGLYDMAGNVAEWTSTIYTEAGVDAMNDLNPTLVYNAAKEDPYRLKKKSVRGGSWKDPESFIRSAWRSWEYQNQPRSYIGFRCVRSLATTSSAKQKPTKSKNRR comes from the coding sequence ATGAAGAAAGGTATCATGTGGCTTTGCTCAGCCTTTGTGCTGGTGGCATTGACTGGATGTTTCGGTGCCAAATCTACCTCGATGGCAGGTCGTGGTGGTGAAGTCGTGGGCGTATCTGGCAGGGGATTTACCGAGCCAGCTCCTTACGGCATGGTGAAGGTGAACCGTGGCTTCCTGAAGATGGGCTTGGAAAAGCAAGACTCTCTTTGGGGTGGAAAAACGCCTGTGAAGGAAATCTCTGTGGATGGTTTCTGGATGGACGATACTGAAATTACCAACTCTGAATATAAGCAATTTGTTGCTTACGTGAGAGATTCTATCTTGCGTACCCGTCTTGCTGACCCTTCTTATGGAGGCGATGAAACTTATATGATTACGGAAGATAAGAATGGTGAACCTGTGCCTCCGCGTGTCAACTGGAAGAAGAATCTTCCTAAGAAACCTAATGAGGATGAACTGCGTGCCATTGAGAGTCTTTATACGACCAATCCTGTGACGGGAGAAAAGTTGATAGACTGGAGTCAGCTCAACTATAAGTATGAAATCTATGATTATACTGCCGCTGCCTTGCGTCGCAACCGTCTCAATGCTTCTGAGCGTAACCTCAATACGGACATCGAGGTGGATCCGAACGAGGTGGTCATGATTTCCAAGGATACGGCCTATGTGGATGACGAGGGAAGAATCGTGAGACAGACCATCAACCGACAGTTGAGTGGACCTTGGGATTTTCTCAATACCTATATCGTGAATGTTTATCCGGATACGACTTGTTGGGTGAATGACTTCAAGAATTCTGATAATGAGACTTATCTCAGAAGTTATTTCAGCAATCCTGCCTATAATGATTATCCTGTGGTAGGCGTTACTTGGGAACAGGCGAATGCATTCTGTGCCTGGCGTACGGACTATTTATTGAAAGGCTTGGGTCCTGAGGCACGTTTCATACAGAGATATCGTCTGCCTACTGAGGCAGAGTGGGAGTATGCAGCCCGCGGTAAGGAGCAGAATGAATTCCCTTGGGAAAACAAGGATGTAAAGAATGGGGATGGATGTTTCTATGCCAATTTCAAGCCAGACCGTGGTAATTATACCAAGGACGGAAACCTGATAACAAGCCGGGTGGGCATCTATTCTCCTAATTCTAACGGACTGTATGATATGGCAGGTAATGTGGCTGAATGGACCAGTACGATTTATACGGAAGCGGGTGTTGATGCCATGAACGATCTGAATCCAACGCTTGTTTATAATGCAGCCAAGGAGGATCCTTACCGCTTGAAGAAGAAAAGCGTGAGGGGTGGATCTTGGAAGGATCCAGAGTCTTTCATACGTTCGGCATGGCGCTCTTGGGAATATCAGAACCAGCCTCGTTCGTATATCGGATTCAGATGTGTGAGAAGTCTCGCAACAACATCAAGTGCAAAACAGAAACCTACAAAATCAAAGAATAGGAGATAA
- the gldL gene encoding gliding motility protein GldL: MGDYSKFNIVYRLQKWMDSVPGQTFLNYAYSWGASIVILGTLFKLTHLPGANLMLFLGMGTEVLVFFLSAFDRPFDKTADGRDIPTHITEEYLETGKVTYDTNNSVAGSQPVSGSHPVSGDAVVVGQPIVFASGATASQGIASAATSEGTASSPVSAAASSVSASSSDDKDADVAVQQPQSAAVQQPVAGSTAWVGGQQQITPEMEEAQNNYVEELKKLVETLEKVNEQSSRLTRDSEEMENLNRTLTGISKVYEMQLKGASQQIGTIDQINEQSRKMAQQIEQLNKIYTRMIEAMTVNMRAAAPHVSEE; this comes from the coding sequence ATGGGCGATTACAGTAAGTTTAATATCGTTTACCGTCTGCAAAAGTGGATGGATAGCGTGCCTGGACAAACATTCCTGAACTATGCATATAGTTGGGGTGCATCTATCGTTATCTTGGGTACACTCTTTAAGTTGACTCACTTGCCGGGAGCCAATCTGATGTTGTTCTTGGGTATGGGTACTGAGGTATTGGTATTCTTCCTGTCAGCTTTCGACCGTCCTTTTGATAAGACTGCCGATGGTCGTGATATTCCTACACATATTACTGAAGAATATCTGGAGACGGGCAAGGTCACTTATGATACAAATAATTCTGTAGCTGGTTCTCAACCGGTTTCGGGTTCTCATCCTGTTTCCGGAGATGCTGTGGTTGTGGGACAGCCGATAGTCTTTGCTTCTGGTGCTACTGCTTCTCAGGGCATTGCTTCTGCAGCAACTTCTGAAGGCACAGCTTCATCTCCTGTTTCTGCAGCAGCTTCTTCTGTCTCTGCATCATCTTCAGATGATAAGGATGCCGATGTTGCTGTTCAGCAGCCTCAGTCAGCAGCCGTTCAGCAGCCTGTAGCTGGTTCTACTGCATGGGTTGGTGGTCAGCAGCAGATAACTCCAGAAATGGAGGAAGCACAGAATAACTATGTGGAAGAGTTGAAGAAGCTGGTAGAAACTCTCGAAAAGGTAAATGAACAGAGCAGCCGCCTGACCCGTGATAGCGAGGAAATGGAAAATCTGAACCGTACGCTTACCGGTATCAGCAAGGTATATGAGATGCAGCTGAAGGGTGCCAGTCAGCAGATTGGTACTATCGACCAGATCAATGAGCAGAGCAGAAAGATGGCTCAGCAGATAGAGCAGCTCAACAAGATTTATACTCGCATGATCGAGGCAATGACTGTCAATATGAGAGCTGCTGCCCCACATGTAAGTGAAGAGTAA
- the gldM gene encoding gliding motility protein GldM, whose product MAIKKRPVSPRQKMINLMYVVLMAMLALNISTEVLNGFSIVEESLNRTTANSSAENAALYGDFSNQMKKNPAKVREWFEKATQVKEMSDSLYNFAQQLKEAIVREADGKNGDVKNIENKDNLEAAGIVMLAPGTGKGKKLYDAINRYRERILTMVTDEHQKKIIQSNLATVVPKKSTTLGKNWQEYMFENMPVAAAITLLSKLQSDVRYAEGEVLHTLVSNIDMKDIRVNKLDAFVIPEKTTLYPGERFNANIVMAAVDTTQQPEIYVNGMRVNTAHGQYSFTAGGVGEHQFSGYILMHNAKGDVLRRNFLQKYSVIPAPNTATVAADMMNVLYAGFHNPISISVPGVPANAISASMSGGSFISKGNGHFVAVPFAVGKDVTITVTARDKGQTRTMPPFVFHVRKLPDPTAYLALGTNRYRGGALSKASLMGATGIHAAIDDGLLDIPFKVLSFETVFFDNMGNAVPLASAGANFSERQREEFRRLSRNRRFYISHIKAVGPDGITRNLSAAMEVIVR is encoded by the coding sequence ATGGCAATAAAGAAAAGACCCGTTTCACCGCGCCAGAAGATGATCAACTTGATGTATGTCGTCCTCATGGCCATGCTTGCATTGAACATCTCTACTGAGGTGCTCAACGGATTCTCTATTGTGGAGGAGAGCTTGAACCGTACCACGGCCAATTCTTCTGCAGAGAATGCTGCGCTCTATGGGGATTTCAGCAATCAGATGAAGAAGAATCCTGCCAAGGTGAGAGAATGGTTTGAGAAGGCTACTCAGGTGAAGGAAATGAGTGACTCGCTCTACAACTTCGCACAGCAGTTGAAGGAAGCCATCGTCAGAGAGGCTGATGGAAAGAATGGCGATGTGAAAAACATCGAGAACAAGGATAATCTGGAAGCTGCGGGCATCGTGATGCTGGCTCCTGGTACGGGGAAAGGCAAGAAACTCTATGATGCCATCAACCGTTATCGTGAGCGTATCCTCACCATGGTGACTGACGAGCATCAGAAGAAGATCATTCAGAGCAACCTCGCTACAGTTGTGCCAAAGAAATCAACGACTTTGGGCAAAAACTGGCAGGAATATATGTTTGAGAATATGCCTGTGGCTGCTGCTATCACTTTGCTTTCCAAACTGCAGAGTGATGTGCGCTATGCTGAAGGAGAGGTGCTCCATACCCTCGTTTCTAATATAGATATGAAGGATATTCGCGTCAACAAACTTGATGCCTTCGTGATTCCGGAGAAGACTACGCTTTATCCTGGCGAGCGCTTCAATGCCAACATTGTGATGGCGGCTGTGGATACTACCCAGCAACCGGAAATCTATGTGAATGGTATGCGCGTGAATACGGCTCATGGACAGTATTCCTTTACTGCTGGAGGCGTAGGCGAACACCAGTTCAGCGGATATATTCTGATGCACAATGCCAAGGGAGATGTCTTGCGACGCAATTTCCTGCAGAAGTACAGTGTGATTCCGGCTCCTAATACTGCTACTGTGGCAGCCGACATGATGAATGTGCTCTATGCCGGTTTCCACAATCCAATCAGTATCAGCGTCCCGGGAGTTCCTGCCAATGCGATTTCTGCCAGCATGAGTGGCGGTTCCTTCATCTCCAAGGGAAATGGACATTTCGTGGCAGTTCCATTTGCTGTAGGCAAGGATGTGACGATTACAGTTACGGCTCGTGACAAGGGACAGACCCGTACGATGCCACCGTTTGTTTTCCATGTCAGAAAACTTCCAGACCCAACTGCTTATCTGGCTTTGGGTACCAACAGATATAGAGGCGGTGCTCTGTCAAAGGCTTCTCTGATGGGAGCAACAGGCATTCATGCCGCGATTGATGACGGATTGCTCGATATTCCGTTCAAGGTGCTGAGTTTCGAGACTGTATTCTTCGACAATATGGGAAATGCGGTTCCTCTTGCTTCAGCAGGTGCCAATTTCTCAGAGCGTCAGCGCGAGGAATTCCGTCGCTTGTCCAGAAACCGCCGTTTCTACATTTCTCATATCAAGGCAGTTGGTCCTGATGGCATTACCCGCAATCTCTCCGCTGCAATGGAAGTGATTGTGAGGTAA
- the gldN gene encoding gliding motility protein GldN: MKKIFMLLMLAGVTLGISAQPEAHRQAQQKAQQKSNANNMTTRAQIMFPTTASMDEDVVWRRDIYRELNLNDDANAPLYYPVEPLGNQVNLFTYMFKLILSGRIKAYQYKLDGNESFSDADLVKPKAFLDNYHIYYEKDANGRMRLDNSDIPSREVKSYYVKESSYFDQRTSTFHTQVLALCPIMTREDDFGDGGNKYPLFWVKYSDLAPYLSKQQIMTSNLNNAATMSVDDYFVRNQYKGKIYKTNNMLGKTLAQYCPSDSAMSKEQKRIEAELAAFEKNIWGDQARKDSLDSISNAGKKDAKTVKKNRRSSSKSSGSSSSVRSRRQRSSGSSTSSAARVSVRRERH, from the coding sequence ATGAAAAAGATATTTATGCTTTTGATGCTTGCAGGTGTTACGCTGGGAATCAGCGCTCAACCTGAAGCGCACCGCCAGGCACAGCAGAAGGCTCAGCAGAAGTCGAATGCCAACAACATGACGACCCGTGCACAAATCATGTTTCCTACTACTGCTTCTATGGATGAGGATGTGGTATGGAGACGTGACATCTATCGCGAGTTGAATCTCAACGATGATGCCAATGCGCCTTTGTATTATCCTGTGGAACCATTGGGCAACCAGGTGAACCTGTTCACCTATATGTTTAAGTTGATACTCTCCGGTCGCATCAAGGCTTACCAGTATAAGTTGGACGGCAACGAGAGTTTCAGTGATGCAGACTTGGTGAAGCCAAAGGCATTCCTGGATAATTACCACATTTATTATGAGAAGGATGCAAACGGAAGAATGCGTCTTGACAATAGTGATATTCCTTCCCGCGAAGTGAAATCTTACTATGTCAAGGAATCTTCTTATTTTGACCAGCGTACTTCCACCTTCCATACTCAGGTGTTGGCACTCTGTCCTATCATGACCCGTGAGGATGATTTCGGAGATGGTGGCAATAAATATCCTTTATTCTGGGTGAAGTACAGCGACCTGGCTCCTTACTTATCTAAACAGCAGATTATGACCAGTAATCTGAACAATGCTGCGACGATGAGTGTGGATGATTACTTTGTCAGAAATCAGTATAAAGGAAAGATTTACAAAACCAATAATATGTTGGGCAAGACTTTGGCTCAATACTGTCCTTCTGATTCGGCTATGAGCAAGGAGCAGAAGAGGATTGAGGCAGAATTGGCTGCCTTCGAGAAGAATATCTGGGGCGATCAGGCGAGAAAGGATTCTCTGGATAGTATTTCCAATGCCGGTAAGAAGGATGCAAAGACTGTCAAGAAGAACCGCAGAAGTTCTTCTAAGTCTTCAGGTTCTTCTTCGAGTGTAAGAAGCCGTCGCCAGCGCAGTTCTGGTTCTTCTACCTCCAGTGCAGCCCGCGTTTCTGTCAGAAGAGAGCGCCATTAA
- a CDS encoding porin family protein, with protein MKKVLTFMVLLASLLFVQQANAQVKFGLKGGLNVTNMSFSKDVFDASNKTGFFVGPMVKITLPVVGLSFDAAALYDQKEADVKYQGIDNSYSKENVKQKSLNIPVNVRYGWGLSSVANIFLFAGPQWGINVGDKNFKWNTGSSYSLKKSNFSVNVGAGVTLLSHVQLSANYNIACGKTADASVEKVGETVLHSDRSRNNSWQIALGYWF; from the coding sequence ATGAAAAAAGTATTGACTTTTATGGTGTTGTTGGCATCATTGCTGTTCGTGCAGCAGGCTAACGCACAGGTTAAGTTTGGTTTGAAAGGTGGTTTGAACGTTACCAATATGTCTTTCAGCAAAGATGTATTCGATGCTTCTAATAAGACCGGTTTCTTTGTAGGGCCTATGGTGAAGATCACCTTGCCAGTAGTTGGCTTGAGTTTTGATGCAGCTGCTCTCTATGATCAGAAAGAGGCTGACGTGAAGTATCAGGGAATTGATAATTCATATTCCAAGGAGAATGTGAAGCAGAAGTCTCTCAACATTCCTGTGAATGTACGCTATGGTTGGGGATTGAGCAGCGTGGCAAATATCTTCCTCTTTGCGGGTCCTCAGTGGGGAATCAACGTAGGTGATAAGAATTTCAAGTGGAATACTGGTAGCAGTTATTCTTTGAAGAAGTCTAATTTCAGCGTCAATGTGGGTGCTGGTGTTACTTTGTTGAGCCACGTACAGCTTTCTGCTAACTACAATATTGCTTGTGGAAAGACAGCAGATGCCTCTGTCGAAAAGGTGGGCGAAACAGTTTTGCATAGCGATAGAAGCCGCAACAATTCTTGGCAGATTGCGCTTGGCTACTGGTTCTAA
- the priA gene encoding primosomal protein N' encodes MKYVDVILPLPLPGLFTYSVPEGMEGRVVFGKRLLVPLGRSKKYIGMAVKMHDEKPAFEVKPIEQVLDENPVLLERQYRLWSWISDYYMSPLGDVYNAAFPAGLKSTEKFKPKMEQYVGLSSAYRNPQTLRVALQMMGRAVKQMKAFTTFLQLSHWDILLENEVDENGLLREEFYELRNMQSPDIPSLNGSQPSDVSSSNGNQSPDIPSFIEKVTKEELMNESHSTSAIIKSLIDKGFLFTYEIEVGRLNTSGESHFELIKPLSMPQQDAYNQILMQMMKKNVVLLHGVTSSGKTEVYIHLIKQALDEHKQVLYLLPEIALTVQIMERLHRVFGDRLGIYHSKYSDAERVEIWQKQMSDHPYDVILGARSAVFLPFQKLGLVIVDEEHETSFKQQDPAPRYHARSAAIVLASMYPEAKVLLGTATPSMESYYNAQQGKYGLVEMKTRYKDIQLPEIQVVDVKDLRHRKIMKGAYSPQLLAAVREALQRGEQAILFQNRRGFAPMIECKVCGWVPKCKNCDVSLTLHKNINLLTCHYCGYTYPVPTECPNCGSTELTGRGIGTEKVEDQLTEIFPEARIARMDLDTTRTRNAYERLIEDFSSGKTNLLIGTQMISKGLDFDKVSVVGILNADSMLNYPDFRAYEHAFMMMAQVSGRAGRKGKRGLVILQTKSPELPVISQVVHNDYATFYRDLLEERKAFHYPPFYHLINVYLKHKHEKVCQQASMELGQTLRGWFGERILGPDKPAVARVKTMNIRKIVLKLENGIDQKKVREYLKYAQTMMLKDPRYGALQIYYDVDPQ; translated from the coding sequence ATGAAATACGTAGATGTGATACTTCCTTTGCCGCTTCCAGGCTTGTTTACCTATTCTGTTCCTGAAGGAATGGAAGGGAGGGTTGTGTTTGGCAAGCGCCTGCTCGTACCCCTGGGAAGGAGCAAGAAGTATATCGGTATGGCGGTGAAAATGCATGATGAGAAGCCTGCTTTTGAGGTGAAACCGATAGAGCAGGTGCTGGATGAAAACCCTGTGCTTCTGGAAAGGCAATACCGGCTCTGGTCGTGGATTAGCGATTATTACATGTCTCCATTGGGTGATGTCTATAATGCTGCTTTCCCGGCTGGACTGAAATCTACAGAGAAGTTTAAACCCAAAATGGAGCAATATGTCGGTTTGTCGAGTGCTTATCGCAATCCTCAGACGCTCCGTGTGGCGCTTCAGATGATGGGGCGGGCCGTCAAGCAAATGAAGGCTTTTACCACCTTCCTCCAACTGTCTCATTGGGATATTCTTCTCGAAAACGAGGTAGATGAAAACGGACTGTTGCGGGAGGAATTCTATGAATTGAGAAATATGCAGTCTCCTGATATTCCTTCTTTAAATGGAAGCCAGCCTTCTGATGTTTCTTCTTCAAATGGAAACCAATCACCTGATATCCCTTCTTTTATAGAAAAAGTAACGAAGGAGGAACTGATGAACGAGAGTCATTCCACCTCTGCCATTATCAAAAGTCTGATAGATAAGGGATTTCTTTTTACATATGAGATAGAAGTAGGGCGTCTGAATACATCTGGCGAATCTCATTTCGAGTTGATCAAACCGCTCTCGATGCCCCAGCAGGATGCTTATAACCAGATTCTGATGCAGATGATGAAGAAGAATGTGGTGCTCTTGCATGGCGTGACTTCCAGCGGTAAGACGGAGGTCTATATCCACCTCATCAAACAGGCGCTCGATGAGCATAAGCAGGTACTTTATCTCTTGCCAGAAATTGCGCTTACTGTGCAGATTATGGAACGTCTTCACCGGGTTTTTGGAGACCGACTTGGTATCTATCACTCGAAATATAGCGATGCAGAGCGTGTGGAAATCTGGCAGAAACAGATGTCTGATCATCCTTATGATGTCATCTTAGGAGCCAGAAGTGCAGTCTTCCTGCCTTTTCAGAAACTCGGACTTGTGATAGTGGATGAGGAGCATGAAACCAGTTTTAAGCAGCAGGACCCGGCTCCTCGCTATCATGCCCGCAGCGCAGCCATCGTTTTGGCAAGTATGTATCCCGAAGCCAAAGTGCTCTTGGGTACGGCTACTCCTTCGATGGAAAGTTATTACAATGCCCAGCAGGGAAAGTATGGTCTGGTGGAGATGAAAACGCGATATAAAGACATCCAACTGCCGGAAATACAGGTGGTGGATGTGAAGGATTTACGCCATCGCAAGATCATGAAAGGGGCATATTCGCCACAACTCTTGGCAGCGGTAAGAGAGGCCTTGCAGCGTGGCGAACAGGCTATTCTCTTTCAGAACAGGCGCGGTTTTGCACCGATGATTGAGTGTAAGGTCTGTGGATGGGTGCCGAAATGCAAAAACTGTGATGTGTCGCTCACATTGCATAAGAATATCAATCTGCTTACCTGCCATTATTGTGGCTACACGTATCCCGTTCCTACGGAATGTCCTAACTGTGGAAGTACCGAACTGACGGGGCGTGGTATCGGAACAGAGAAGGTGGAAGACCAGTTGACTGAAATCTTCCCTGAGGCGCGTATTGCCCGTATGGATCTTGATACGACCCGCACCCGTAATGCCTATGAACGCCTGATAGAGGATTTTTCTTCGGGAAAGACCAACCTACTTATCGGTACGCAGATGATTTCCAAGGGACTGGATTTTGACAAGGTGAGCGTTGTGGGTATTCTCAATGCCGACTCGATGCTCAATTATCCTGACTTCCGGGCCTACGAACATGCCTTTATGATGATGGCGCAGGTGAGTGGAAGGGCTGGCAGAAAGGGCAAGCGAGGACTGGTGATCCTCCAGACGAAATCTCCGGAGTTACCGGTTATCTCGCAGGTGGTTCACAACGATTATGCCACTTTTTACCGCGACTTGCTGGAAGAACGTAAAGCCTTTCATTATCCGCCTTTCTATCATCTCATCAATGTCTATCTGAAGCACAAGCATGAGAAAGTCTGTCAGCAGGCAAGTATGGAGCTGGGACAGACCTTGCGAGGATGGTTTGGGGAGAGAATCTTAGGACCTGACAAGCCTGCAGTGGCTCGTGTGAAGACAATGAATATCCGTAAGATAGTGCTTAAACTGGAGAACGGCATTGATCAGAAGAAGGTGAGGGAATACCTGAAGTATGCCCAGACGATGATGCTGAAGGACCCAAGGTATGGGGCTTTGCAAATATACTATGATGTGGATCCGCAATAA
- a CDS encoding OmpP1/FadL family transporter, giving the protein MKKLKLVCVAIAMASAAPTFAGGLLTNTNQHVAFNRMMSREASIGIDGVYYNPAGVVFMGDGHHLAINWQLAYQTRNIENDYALFNYNAKNPKTPRTFKGKAFAPVIPSFQYAYNKGKWSWQANFALTGGGGKCTFDDGLGSFEKVVANIGLLGNALAPYMGHILPTNPNIPNPVTKQMGGYMYSYDSYMHGRQYYFGLSLGAAYKVNEHLAVALGVRGVYATCNYYGYVENITFVGNEGKLLPLSTIVDKNDPKSSDIELNTNQSGIGFTPIIGIDYKTGRWNFSAKYEFKTRLRLKNQGTVISPVGKLNDVGPNLLQYGVPAAALAQVAPAIAEAKNSINELIAEYDEDQNKKVAGDIPSLLTIGAGYSPIDALRINVGFHWFDDKNATSSYSWTDKDGEANRVDRHKKLKRGTLEYNAGIEYDLDKKVTLSTGWQNTNYGLTEDYMDDKSFVTSSNSVAVGGVYHINKKMDLNVAYFHTFYQHKKTSETVKQTGKDYTSDYTRNNNVFAVGLDINF; this is encoded by the coding sequence ATGAAGAAACTAAAATTAGTTTGTGTTGCCATTGCGATGGCAAGTGCAGCACCTACTTTTGCAGGTGGTTTGCTCACTAATACAAACCAACATGTAGCATTCAATAGAATGATGAGCCGTGAGGCTTCTATCGGTATTGATGGTGTTTATTACAACCCAGCAGGCGTTGTATTCATGGGTGACGGTCACCATCTTGCCATCAACTGGCAGTTGGCTTATCAAACACGTAACATTGAAAATGACTATGCATTGTTTAATTATAATGCAAAGAATCCAAAGACTCCTCGTACCTTCAAGGGTAAGGCATTTGCCCCAGTTATCCCATCTTTCCAGTATGCTTACAACAAGGGCAAATGGTCTTGGCAGGCTAATTTCGCCCTCACTGGCGGTGGTGGTAAGTGTACTTTTGATGATGGTCTTGGCTCTTTCGAGAAAGTCGTGGCAAACATCGGCCTACTTGGCAACGCACTTGCTCCATATATGGGTCACATCTTGCCAACCAATCCAAACATTCCGAACCCTGTAACAAAACAGATGGGCGGTTATATGTACTCATACGATAGCTATATGCATGGCCGCCAATACTACTTTGGCCTGTCTCTTGGCGCAGCATACAAAGTAAATGAGCATTTGGCTGTAGCTCTCGGCGTACGTGGAGTGTATGCGACATGCAATTATTACGGATACGTAGAAAATATCACATTCGTCGGGAATGAAGGTAAACTTCTTCCTTTGTCAACCATTGTAGACAAAAACGACCCTAAGAGTTCTGACATAGAATTGAACACTAACCAAAGTGGTATTGGTTTCACTCCAATCATCGGCATCGATTATAAGACTGGACGCTGGAATTTCTCTGCAAAATATGAATTTAAGACTCGCCTCCGTTTAAAGAACCAAGGCACAGTCATCAGTCCTGTTGGCAAACTTAACGATGTTGGTCCTAACCTCTTGCAATATGGTGTTCCTGCAGCAGCATTGGCACAAGTTGCCCCTGCCATTGCAGAAGCTAAAAACAGCATCAATGAGTTGATCGCTGAATATGATGAAGACCAAAACAAGAAAGTGGCTGGCGATATCCCTTCACTCTTAACCATCGGTGCAGGATACAGTCCAATTGATGCTCTTCGCATCAACGTGGGCTTCCATTGGTTCGACGATAAAAACGCAACATCTTCTTACTCTTGGACAGACAAAGATGGTGAAGCAAACCGAGTAGATCGTCATAAGAAACTAAAGCGTGGTACATTGGAATATAATGCCGGCATTGAGTATGACCTTGACAAAAAAGTTACACTTAGTACAGGCTGGCAAAACACAAACTACGGCTTGACAGAAGACTACATGGACGACAAGTCGTTCGTCACAAGTTCCAACTCAGTAGCAGTAGGTGGTGTTTACCACATCAACAAGAAAATGGATTTGAACGTGGCTTACTTCCACACATTCTATCAGCACAAGAAAACCTCAGAGACAGTAAAGCAAACAGGAAAAGACTACACCTCTGATTATACCCGTAACAACAACGTGTTTGCGGTAGGTCTCGACATCAATTTCTAA